From the Streptomyces sp. Tu 2975 genome, one window contains:
- the nusA gene encoding transcription termination factor NusA — translation MDIDVKLLKGLAQEKEIAFDLLVEAIESALLIAYHRTEGSRRHARVVLDRNTGHVTVWAKEDPADLEEGQEPKEFDDTPSDFGRIAATTARQVIQQRLRDAENDVTFGEYARREGDIVAGMVQQGKDPKNVLVRLDDKLEAILPVQEQVPGEEYTHGLRLRTYVVRVARGVRGPSVTLSRTHPNLVKKLFALEVPEIADGSVEIAAIAREAGHRTKIAVRSTRSGLNPKGACIGPMGSRVRNVMAELHGEKIDIVDWSDDPAEMVANALSPARVSKVEVVDLGARSARVTVPDYQLSLAIGKEGQNARLAARLTGWRIDIRPDTEQSPDQG, via the coding sequence GTGGACATCGACGTGAAGCTCCTGAAGGGCCTGGCCCAGGAGAAGGAGATCGCCTTCGACCTGCTGGTCGAGGCCATCGAGTCGGCCCTCCTCATCGCGTACCACCGCACCGAGGGCAGTCGCCGCCACGCCCGTGTGGTGCTCGACCGGAACACCGGTCACGTGACCGTGTGGGCCAAGGAGGACCCGGCCGATCTGGAGGAGGGGCAGGAGCCGAAGGAGTTCGACGACACTCCGTCCGACTTCGGCCGGATCGCCGCCACCACGGCCCGTCAGGTCATCCAGCAGCGGCTGCGTGACGCGGAGAACGACGTCACCTTCGGCGAGTACGCCCGCCGTGAGGGCGACATCGTCGCGGGCATGGTCCAGCAGGGCAAGGACCCCAAGAACGTCCTGGTGAGGCTGGACGACAAGCTCGAGGCGATCCTGCCGGTGCAGGAGCAGGTCCCCGGCGAGGAGTACACGCACGGTCTGCGCCTGCGCACCTATGTGGTGCGTGTGGCCAGGGGCGTGCGCGGTCCCTCCGTCACTCTGTCCCGCACCCACCCGAATCTGGTGAAGAAGCTTTTCGCGCTGGAGGTTCCGGAGATCGCCGACGGCAGTGTGGAGATCGCCGCGATCGCCCGCGAGGCCGGTCATCGAACCAAGATCGCCGTCCGCTCGACCCGCTCCGGCCTGAATCCCAAGGGCGCCTGCATCGGCCCGATGGGCAGCCGTGTGCGTAATGTCATGGCCGAGCTGCACGGCGAGAAGATCGACATCGTGGACTGGTCCGACGACCCGGCTGAGATGGTGGCGAACGCCCTGTCGCCCGCACGGGTCAGCAAGGTGGAGGTCGTCGACCTCGGCGCCCGCTCCGCCCGGGTGACGGTCCCGGACTACCAGCTGTCGCTGGCGATCGGCAAGGAGGGGCAGAACGCCCGCCTGGCCGCCCGTCTGACCGGCTGGCGCATCGACATCCGGCCCGACACCGAGCAGAGCCCCGACCAGGGCTGA
- the rimP gene encoding ribosome maturation factor RimP yields the protein MSTTQSERLRGLLEPLVSAAGLDLEEIEVSRAGRRRMLRVTVDSDEGVELDACAELSRAISEKLDETDAMGEGEYVLEVSSPGADRPLTERRHFVRATGRLVKLQLKEGEDLVARLLTVDDEGLDLEVPGVKGRRPTARRVAFDDIVKARVEIEFNRKDKKEEEA from the coding sequence ATGAGCACCACCCAGAGCGAGAGGCTGCGCGGGCTGCTTGAGCCGCTCGTCAGCGCCGCGGGACTGGATCTGGAAGAGATCGAGGTCTCCCGGGCGGGCCGGCGCCGCATGCTGAGGGTCACCGTGGATTCCGACGAAGGCGTGGAACTGGACGCCTGTGCCGAGCTGAGCCGCGCCATCTCCGAGAAGCTCGACGAGACGGACGCGATGGGCGAGGGCGAGTACGTCCTCGAAGTCAGCTCCCCCGGCGCCGACCGCCCGCTGACCGAGCGCCGTCATTTCGTGCGCGCCACCGGCCGCCTCGTGAAGCTGCAGCTGAAAGAGGGCGAGGACCTGGTGGCCCGCCTCCTGACCGTGGACGACGAGGGACTCGACCTCGAGGTACCCGGTGTGAAGGGGCGCAGGCCCACCGCCCGCCGGGTGGCCTTCGACGACATCGTGAAGGCCCGTGTGGAGATCGAGTTCAACCGCAAGGACAAGAAGGAAGAGGAGGCGTAG
- a CDS encoding ferritin-like domain-containing protein, with amino-acid sequence MTTVDARGDTARELDALQAALAAEHAAVYGYGVVGGRVGEDRENEAAAAHAAHRSRRDSLTRTVRDRGGKPAAAAAGYALPFPVPDAAAAIRLAAVLEERVAAVYSDLVRAAEGPLRLEAAGALREAAVRAVRWRGSGVAFPGLAERAGQD; translated from the coding sequence TTGACCACGGTGGACGCCCGGGGCGACACGGCGCGCGAGCTCGACGCCCTCCAGGCCGCACTCGCGGCGGAGCACGCCGCCGTCTACGGATACGGGGTGGTCGGCGGCCGGGTCGGCGAGGACCGCGAGAACGAGGCCGCCGCCGCCCATGCCGCACACCGCTCACGGCGGGACTCGCTGACGCGGACCGTGCGCGACCGCGGCGGAAAGCCCGCGGCGGCCGCCGCGGGCTACGCCCTGCCCTTCCCCGTGCCGGACGCCGCAGCCGCGATACGGCTCGCCGCCGTCCTCGAGGAGCGGGTGGCGGCCGTCTACTCCGATCTCGTACGGGCCGCGGAAGGGCCGCTGCGGCTGGAGGCCGCGGGCGCGCTGCGCGAAGCGGCGGTCCGCGCGGTGCGCTGGCGCGGCAGCGGCGTAGCCTTTCCTGGGCTCGCCGAGCGGGCCGGCCAGGACTGA